A genomic window from Natrinema sp. HArc-T2 includes:
- a CDS encoding thiolase family protein translates to MERVAIIGASMTQFGQREGEWITDLLAEAGIECLEDAGVDADDVEHLYVSNMASGEFEGQTGVPNALAHDLDAMPAYTQRIDQTSSSGGAGIFAAWQSVASGASDMTLLVGGEKMTHKTTGEATDVIASLTHRDEYKTGVTLPSFAGLTARHYLERFDAPRESLAKVASKNHKNGVDNPKAQFQKEVDVETILESPIIADPLRLYDFCPITDGSAALMLCPESVAEEYTDDYVVISGIDGATDTHVVHEREDPTVMGGVVESGKGAYEMSGLGPDDIDVAELHDMFTILEFLQMEGLGFAEHGEAWKLVEEGYTERDTGELPINTSGGLKSKGHPLGASGVAQAVEIYEQLMGEAGPRQVDAETGLCCNVGGFGNCVITTIMEAAQ, encoded by the coding sequence ATGGAACGTGTTGCGATCATTGGCGCCTCAATGACCCAGTTCGGGCAACGCGAGGGCGAGTGGATCACGGACCTCCTCGCGGAGGCTGGTATCGAGTGTCTCGAGGATGCAGGTGTCGACGCCGACGACGTCGAACATCTGTACGTCTCGAACATGGCAAGCGGCGAGTTCGAGGGACAGACCGGCGTCCCGAACGCGCTGGCACACGACCTCGATGCGATGCCGGCGTACACACAACGGATCGACCAGACGAGTTCTAGCGGCGGTGCAGGGATCTTCGCCGCCTGGCAGTCGGTCGCCAGCGGGGCCAGCGACATGACGCTGCTCGTCGGCGGCGAGAAGATGACCCACAAGACCACCGGCGAGGCAACCGACGTGATCGCGTCGCTGACCCACCGCGACGAGTACAAAACCGGCGTCACGCTGCCGTCGTTTGCCGGCCTGACCGCACGCCACTATCTCGAGCGATTCGATGCGCCTCGCGAGAGCCTGGCGAAAGTCGCGTCCAAGAACCACAAAAACGGCGTCGACAACCCCAAGGCCCAGTTCCAGAAGGAAGTCGACGTCGAGACGATCCTCGAGTCGCCGATCATCGCGGACCCGCTGCGACTGTACGACTTCTGTCCGATCACGGACGGCTCGGCGGCGCTGATGCTCTGTCCCGAGTCGGTCGCCGAGGAATACACCGACGACTACGTCGTCATCTCGGGGATCGACGGCGCGACGGACACCCACGTCGTCCACGAACGCGAGGACCCGACCGTGATGGGCGGCGTCGTCGAGAGCGGCAAGGGTGCCTACGAGATGAGCGGGCTCGGACCGGACGATATCGATGTCGCCGAACTTCACGACATGTTCACCATCCTCGAGTTCCTCCAGATGGAGGGACTCGGCTTCGCCGAGCACGGCGAGGCCTGGAAACTCGTCGAGGAGGGGTACACCGAGCGAGACACCGGCGAACTACCGATCAACACCTCGGGTGGCCTCAAGTCGAAGGGCCACCCACTGGGGGCAAGCGGCGTCGCACAGGCAGTTGAGATCTACGAACAGCTCATGGGCGAGGCGGGCCCGCGCCAGGTCGATGCTGAGACCGGCCTGTGCTGTAACGTCGGCGGCTTTGGTAACTGTGTGATTACTACGATTATGGAGGCAGCACAATGA
- a CDS encoding nucleic acid-binding protein produces the protein MTMDATRYEDGSISYPGHPRGPGGSNPAETIDLSEYTAEVVTWTTSTATPPGVREPNHLAIVEFDVDGESVRAIGQLTTGDVETGDEVQPVHVDELREPGAGIREPESQDWDGYRFEPV, from the coding sequence ATGACGATGGACGCGACACGCTACGAGGACGGTTCGATCAGCTACCCCGGCCACCCGCGCGGTCCCGGTGGCTCGAATCCGGCGGAAACGATCGATCTCAGCGAGTACACCGCTGAAGTCGTCACGTGGACGACCAGCACCGCGACGCCGCCAGGCGTCCGCGAACCAAACCACCTCGCGATCGTCGAGTTCGACGTGGATGGCGAGTCGGTTCGTGCAATCGGTCAACTGACCACCGGCGATGTCGAAACCGGCGACGAGGTCCAGCCGGTCCACGTCGACGAACTCCGTGAACCCGGCGCTGGCATTCGCGAACCCGAGAGTCAGGACTGGGACGGCTATCGGTTCGAACCGGTCTAA
- a CDS encoding ribonuclease H-like domain-containing protein, translated as MRIENSFIPVRGVGETTERRLWENGVTHWDEFDGSVVGSTLADRIETFIDEGRTHLQRGDVSVFAEALPASSRWRCYENVRSETCFLDIETTGLSAETNHVTTVSLHQGGETKTFVKGRDLTSDRLTRELEESALLVTFNGQRFDVPFLETCFDVEIDVPHVDLMYPCKKLGLDGGLKVIEQNLGIDRDMPDISGRDAVRLWHEYERGDERSLETLIEYNRADTVNLEPLMETVADRLHERVFEAAMADE; from the coding sequence GTGCGAATCGAGAATAGCTTCATTCCCGTGCGTGGCGTCGGGGAAACCACGGAACGACGCCTCTGGGAAAACGGCGTGACTCACTGGGACGAGTTCGACGGCAGCGTCGTCGGCTCGACGCTCGCGGATCGGATCGAGACGTTCATCGACGAAGGCCGGACCCACCTGCAACGTGGCGATGTTTCCGTCTTCGCGGAGGCGCTGCCTGCCTCGAGTCGCTGGCGGTGCTACGAGAACGTCCGCAGCGAGACCTGCTTTCTGGACATCGAGACGACCGGCCTCAGCGCCGAGACGAACCACGTGACGACCGTCAGCCTCCACCAGGGCGGCGAGACGAAGACGTTCGTCAAAGGACGCGATCTGACGAGCGATCGCCTCACACGTGAACTCGAGGAATCGGCCCTGCTCGTCACGTTCAACGGACAGCGGTTCGACGTGCCCTTCCTCGAGACGTGTTTCGACGTCGAGATCGACGTCCCCCACGTCGATCTCATGTATCCCTGCAAGAAACTGGGGCTCGACGGCGGACTGAAAGTCATCGAGCAAAACCTCGGGATCGACCGGGACATGCCCGACATCAGCGGTCGCGACGCGGTTCGGCTCTGGCACGAGTACGAACGCGGCGATGAGCGGTCCCTCGAGACCCTTATCGAGTACAACCGCGCGGATACGGTCAATCTGGAACCGTTGATGGAGACCGTTGCCGACAGACTCCACGAGCGCGTCTTCGAGGCTGCGATGGCCGACGAGTGA
- a CDS encoding HalOD1 output domain-containing protein: protein MLLSVDRSEPTVGQSVSFDVIEAVAEREGVDPIDLEPPEYDALYDVINPEALDALFATRENGRERPTGRIEFPFCGYHVVVTSDGDVEVSDLE from the coding sequence ATGCTACTCTCAGTCGATCGCTCGGAACCGACAGTCGGGCAGTCAGTAAGTTTCGACGTGATCGAGGCCGTCGCCGAGCGTGAAGGCGTCGACCCGATCGACCTCGAGCCACCCGAATACGATGCCCTCTACGACGTGATCAATCCCGAGGCGCTCGACGCGCTCTTTGCGACCCGCGAGAACGGTCGAGAGCGACCAACCGGTCGCATCGAGTTCCCCTTCTGTGGCTATCACGTTGTCGTCACGAGTGACGGCGATGTCGAGGTTTCCGATCTCGAATGA
- a CDS encoding pterin cluster protein, producing the protein MGANRATGTETDSRSDATTTVTVRCTGHVRDAVGSHELEFTFDGDRLRDFLEAFFEEYGLEDMLIAETESEATHSGWAPVPDDLPGTWRKNPEGDQTRPYARVCVNGRFNEHLGGFEAELTDGDRVALIYPFMFCC; encoded by the coding sequence ATGGGAGCCAACCGAGCCACCGGCACCGAGACCGACAGTCGAAGCGATGCTACGACGACAGTGACAGTCCGCTGTACTGGTCACGTCCGCGACGCTGTCGGCAGTCACGAACTCGAGTTTACCTTCGACGGCGACCGACTTCGTGACTTCCTCGAAGCCTTTTTCGAGGAGTACGGGCTCGAGGATATGCTCATTGCGGAAACCGAGTCCGAGGCGACCCACAGCGGGTGGGCACCGGTCCCCGATGACCTGCCCGGCACGTGGCGCAAGAATCCGGAGGGTGACCAGACCCGACCGTATGCGCGGGTCTGTGTCAACGGTCGGTTCAACGAACACCTCGGTGGGTTCGAGGCGGAACTGACCGATGGTGACCGCGTCGCGCTGATCTATCCCTTCATGTTCTGCTGTTGA
- a CDS encoding TIGR04347 family pseudo-SAM/SPASM protein — protein MISISKLLCDLDAEGDGLRYDAAEGSKKPQITEEKQRRPVVVWNTTRRCNLYCSHCYAGADLEPAAGEFTTAEGKAFLDQLAEYGAPVVLFSGGEPLVRDDLVELVSYAADQGLRPVLSSNGTLITCEKAAALRDAGLQYAGISVDGLPERNDRFRGEEGAFDAAVRGIENCLDVGLKTGLRYTITEANAPDLEGVVDLLAEKGLDRFCFYHLDYGGRGAEIVDADLSPQEKREAVRRVADLTLEYHDRDEEIETLLVGNYADAAFLVEYAREEFGEAKAQAVYNYLERNGGDPTGERIADVDYQGNVHLTQFWQGYSLGNVRDRPFGEIWEDESNPLLEALRNREDHLKGKCSDCQYQSICRGASRLRALASTGDLFEPDPQCYLSDDEVRGGEVGSMVGGAAD, from the coding sequence ATGATCTCGATCAGTAAACTCCTCTGTGACCTCGACGCGGAAGGCGATGGGCTACGCTACGACGCCGCCGAGGGCTCGAAAAAGCCCCAGATCACCGAGGAGAAACAGCGACGACCGGTCGTCGTCTGGAATACGACCCGTCGGTGTAATCTCTACTGTTCGCACTGCTATGCCGGTGCGGACCTCGAGCCCGCAGCCGGCGAGTTCACGACTGCCGAAGGCAAGGCGTTCCTCGACCAGCTTGCCGAGTACGGCGCGCCGGTCGTGCTCTTCTCCGGCGGCGAACCGCTCGTGCGTGATGATCTGGTCGAACTCGTCTCCTATGCAGCCGATCAGGGACTCCGGCCAGTGCTATCCTCCAACGGGACGCTCATCACCTGCGAGAAAGCCGCGGCGCTGCGCGACGCCGGGCTTCAGTACGCCGGCATCTCCGTCGACGGTCTCCCCGAGCGAAACGATCGGTTCCGCGGCGAGGAGGGCGCGTTCGACGCCGCCGTCCGCGGCATCGAGAACTGTCTCGATGTCGGTCTCAAGACCGGGCTACGCTATACGATCACCGAAGCCAACGCGCCCGATCTCGAGGGGGTCGTCGACTTGCTCGCCGAGAAAGGGCTCGATCGCTTCTGTTTCTACCATCTCGATTACGGCGGTCGCGGAGCTGAAATCGTCGACGCCGATCTCTCCCCACAGGAGAAACGCGAAGCGGTTCGGCGCGTGGCAGATCTAACGCTCGAGTATCACGATCGCGACGAGGAAATCGAAACGCTGCTGGTGGGCAACTACGCCGACGCGGCCTTCCTCGTGGAGTACGCCCGCGAGGAGTTCGGCGAGGCGAAAGCGCAGGCGGTCTACAACTACCTCGAGCGAAACGGCGGCGACCCGACCGGCGAGCGGATCGCCGACGTGGATTATCAGGGTAACGTCCACCTGACTCAGTTCTGGCAGGGGTACAGCCTCGGCAACGTCCGGGATCGGCCCTTCGGCGAGATCTGGGAAGACGAGTCGAACCCCCTGCTCGAGGCGCTTCGCAACCGCGAGGACCACCTCAAAGGCAAGTGTTCGGACTGCCAGTATCAGTCGATCTGTCGCGGCGCCTCGCGGTTGCGCGCGCTGGCATCGACCGGCGACCTCTTTGAACCCGACCCGCAGTGTTACCTCTCCGACGACGAGGTCCGCGGTGGAGAAGTGGGATCGATGGTCGGCGGTGCCGCAGACTGA
- a CDS encoding Htur_1727 family rSAM-partnered candidate RiPP has protein sequence MVENARGSSAERDDRGNPTPQWEVFIRAETDEPLRHVGSVAAASGTEAHEHASRLFGWDAADIWLCPAEAVERHSTRGLAATADSRSNEADDDSDEPHRESNPEHATEVQDA, from the coding sequence ATGGTCGAGAACGCACGTGGGTCATCTGCCGAACGCGATGACCGAGGGAACCCAACGCCGCAGTGGGAGGTTTTCATCCGCGCCGAGACGGACGAGCCACTCCGCCACGTCGGGAGCGTCGCTGCCGCCAGCGGGACGGAAGCGCACGAACACGCATCCCGGCTGTTCGGCTGGGACGCCGCCGACATCTGGCTCTGTCCGGCCGAGGCGGTCGAACGGCATTCGACGCGCGGACTCGCGGCGACGGCCGACAGCCGATCGAACGAGGCCGACGACGACAGCGATGAACCACACAGAGAATCGAACCCTGAGCACGCCACGGAGGTCCAAGACGCATGA
- a CDS encoding acetyl-CoA carboxylase biotin carboxylase subunit, with amino-acid sequence MFRKVLVANRGEIAVRVMRACEELNIGTVAVYSEADKDSGHVRYADEAYNVGPARAADSYLDHEAVIEAARKADADAIHPGYGFLAENAEFARKVEETEGITWVGPSGDAMEALGEKTKARTIMQDADVPIVPGTTDPVTDPEQIKEFGEEHGYPIAIKAEGGGGGRGMKVVWDESEVEDQFESAQREGEAYFDNASVYLERYLEQPRHIEVQIVADQHGNVRHLGERDCSLQRRHQKVIEEGPSAALSDELREKIGEAARRGVAAADYTNAGTVEFLVEEDPGREAGELLGPDANFYFLEVNTRIQVEHTVTEEITGIDIVKRQLEIAAGEELDFAQEDVDIDGHAIEFRINAENAANDFAPATGGTLETYDPPGGIGVRMDDALRQGDELVTDYDSMIAKLVVWGEDRDECIERSLRALREYDIEGIPTIIPFHRLMLTDEEFVASTHTTKYLDEELDETRIEEAQEQWGGDTGDGASEEDEEAVEREFTVEVNGKRFEVELEEHGAPAIPAGDIDAGGAQASRPEPAGGSSSDEAEIAGDGETVDAEMQGTILDVEVEIGDEVAAGDVLVVLEAMKMENDIVASQGGEVTQIAVEEGESVDMGDTLVVLE; translated from the coding sequence ATGTTTAGGAAGGTTCTCGTGGCGAACCGCGGGGAGATCGCCGTCCGTGTCATGCGGGCGTGTGAAGAACTGAATATCGGGACCGTCGCCGTCTACTCCGAGGCCGACAAGGACTCGGGTCACGTCCGGTACGCCGACGAAGCGTACAACGTGGGGCCGGCTCGAGCGGCTGACTCGTATCTCGATCACGAGGCCGTCATCGAGGCTGCGCGCAAGGCCGACGCCGACGCCATCCACCCCGGCTACGGCTTCCTCGCCGAAAACGCCGAGTTCGCCCGCAAGGTCGAGGAGACCGAGGGGATCACCTGGGTCGGTCCATCCGGCGACGCGATGGAGGCCCTCGGCGAGAAGACCAAGGCCCGCACGATCATGCAGGACGCGGACGTGCCGATCGTCCCCGGGACGACCGACCCCGTCACCGACCCCGAGCAGATCAAGGAGTTCGGCGAGGAACACGGCTACCCGATCGCCATCAAGGCCGAAGGTGGCGGTGGCGGCCGCGGGATGAAGGTCGTCTGGGACGAAAGCGAAGTCGAAGACCAGTTCGAGAGCGCCCAGCGCGAGGGTGAAGCCTACTTCGACAACGCCTCGGTCTACCTCGAGCGCTACCTCGAGCAGCCTCGTCACATCGAGGTCCAGATCGTCGCCGACCAGCACGGCAACGTGCGCCACCTCGGCGAGCGTGACTGTTCGCTCCAGCGCCGCCACCAGAAGGTCATCGAGGAAGGTCCCTCGGCGGCGCTGTCGGACGAGCTCCGCGAGAAGATCGGCGAAGCCGCCCGTCGCGGCGTCGCGGCGGCCGACTACACCAACGCCGGCACCGTCGAGTTCCTCGTCGAGGAGGACCCTGGCCGCGAGGCGGGCGAACTGCTCGGTCCCGACGCGAACTTCTACTTCCTCGAGGTCAACACGCGGATTCAGGTCGAGCACACGGTCACCGAGGAGATCACCGGCATCGACATCGTCAAGCGCCAGCTCGAGATCGCCGCCGGCGAGGAACTCGACTTCGCACAGGAGGACGTCGACATCGACGGCCACGCGATCGAGTTCCGGATCAACGCCGAGAACGCGGCCAACGACTTCGCGCCCGCGACCGGCGGCACGCTCGAGACGTACGACCCACCAGGCGGGATCGGCGTCCGGATGGACGACGCGCTCCGACAGGGCGACGAGCTCGTCACGGACTACGACTCGATGATCGCCAAACTCGTCGTCTGGGGCGAAGACCGCGACGAGTGTATCGAGCGGTCGCTGCGTGCCCTCCGTGAGTACGACATCGAGGGCATCCCGACGATCATCCCGTTCCACCGGCTGATGCTGACTGACGAGGAGTTCGTCGCGAGTACCCACACCACGAAGTACCTCGACGAGGAACTCGACGAGACGCGTATCGAAGAGGCCCAGGAGCAGTGGGGCGGTGACACCGGCGACGGTGCCAGCGAAGAGGACGAGGAGGCCGTCGAACGCGAGTTCACCGTCGAAGTCAACGGCAAGCGCTTCGAGGTCGAACTCGAGGAACACGGCGCACCCGCGATCCCGGCCGGCGACATCGACGCCGGCGGCGCACAGGCCAGCCGTCCGGAGCCAGCAGGTGGCTCGAGCAGCGACGAGGCCGAAATCGCAGGCGACGGCGAGACCGTCGACGCCGAGATGCAGGGCACGATCCTCGACGTCGAAGTCGAGATCGGTGACGAGGTCGCCGCCGGCGACGTGCTGGTCGTCCTCGAAGCCATGAAGATGGAAAACGACATCGTCGCCTCACAGGGCGGTGAGGTCACGCAGATCGCCGTCGAAGAAGGCGAGAGCGTCGACATGGGCGACACGCTGGTCGTCCTCGAGTAA
- a CDS encoding SPFH domain-containing protein: protein MDELVATPLQTQSVLEDPILLVGSIGLVLVVITVWQMVEIVDAYDRAALTVFGEYRELLEPGLNIVPPFVSRLYTFDMRTQTIDVPSQEAITRDNSPVTADAVVYIRVMNAKRAFLEVDDYQRAVSNLAQTTLRAVIGDMELDDTLSRRELINERIRTELDEPTDEWGIRVESVEVREVTPSQGVKGAMEEQTSAERRRRAMILEAQGERRSAVEKAEGDKQSNIIRAQGEKQSQILEAQGDAISTVLRARSAESMGERAVIDKGMETLADIGQGESTTFVMPQELTSLVGRYGKHLSGSDVKEDGADLESLEFDEETRELIGLDDIADIIGEIDEQAEMDVEAMEEQARAIKEGGDVGTEIDVSEPSSAADSESTPESK from the coding sequence ATGGACGAGCTGGTAGCCACTCCACTCCAGACACAATCGGTGCTCGAGGACCCGATCCTGCTGGTCGGGTCGATCGGGCTCGTACTCGTCGTGATCACGGTCTGGCAGATGGTCGAGATCGTCGACGCCTACGACAGAGCCGCGCTGACCGTCTTCGGCGAGTACCGCGAGCTCTTAGAGCCGGGCCTGAACATCGTCCCGCCGTTCGTCTCGCGGCTCTACACGTTCGATATGCGCACGCAGACGATCGACGTGCCGAGCCAGGAAGCGATCACGCGGGACAACTCCCCGGTGACCGCCGACGCCGTCGTCTACATCCGGGTGATGAACGCCAAGCGCGCGTTTCTCGAGGTCGACGACTACCAGCGGGCGGTCTCGAACCTCGCCCAGACGACGCTACGTGCAGTGATCGGCGATATGGAACTCGACGACACGCTGAGTCGACGCGAGCTGATCAACGAGCGTATCCGCACCGAACTCGACGAACCCACCGACGAGTGGGGCATCCGCGTCGAATCAGTCGAAGTCCGCGAGGTCACCCCCTCCCAGGGCGTCAAGGGTGCGATGGAAGAACAGACCTCCGCCGAGCGTCGCCGCCGGGCGATGATCCTCGAGGCCCAGGGTGAACGCCGTAGCGCCGTCGAGAAGGCCGAAGGTGACAAACAGTCGAACATCATCCGCGCCCAGGGTGAAAAACAGAGCCAGATCCTCGAAGCGCAGGGGGATGCGATCTCGACTGTCTTGCGCGCGCGCTCGGCCGAGTCGATGGGCGAACGTGCCGTCATCGACAAGGGCATGGAGACACTCGCCGACATCGGCCAGGGTGAGTCGACGACGTTCGTCATGCCCCAGGAACTCACCTCGCTGGTGGGCCGCTACGGCAAACACCTCTCGGGCAGCGACGTCAAAGAAGACGGTGCGGACCTCGAGAGCCTCGAGTTCGACGAGGAAACCCGCGAGCTGATCGGCCTCGATGACATCGCCGACATCATCGGCGAAATCGACGAGCAAGCAGAGATGGACGTCGAGGCGATGGAAGAACAGGCGCGTGCGATCAAAGAGGGCGGCGATGTGGGAACGGAGATCGACGTCTCCGAACCGTCGTCGGCTGCCGACTCGGAGTCGACTCCGGAATCGAAGTAG
- a CDS encoding acyl-CoA carboxylase subunit beta: MEDRIDELEELREEARKGGGEARIEKQHDKGKMTARERIDYFLDEGTFTEFDQLRTHQTSQFGMEEKKVPGDGVVTGYGEVNGRTTFVFAHDFTVFGGSLGEVFAEKICKVMDMAMEVGAPVIGLNDSAGARIQEGVKSLAGFTEIFRRNQEASGVIPQISGIMGPCAGGAVYSPSITDFIFMVKDTSHMYITGPGVTKTVTGEDVTHEELGGAMTHSDKTGVAQFACESEEQALDDIKRLLSYLPQNNVEDPPRVEPWDDPDRRDEKLKDIVPPSPQKPYDMNDVIDSVVDEGSFFEVADNFAQNIVVGFGRLDGRSVGIVANQPRVNAGTLTVDASMKGSRFVRFCDSFNIPIVTFVDVPGYMPGTDQEHRGIIRHGAKLLYAFSEATVPLLTVITRKAYGGAYCVMASKNLGADVNYAWPTAEIAVMGPQGAVNILYREELAEADNPDELRDELIEEYREEFANPYTATDKGFLDDVIVPTETRPRLIDDLKMLESKREDKPDKKHGNIPL, encoded by the coding sequence ATGGAGGATCGCATCGACGAACTCGAGGAGCTCCGCGAAGAGGCCCGCAAGGGCGGTGGCGAAGCACGGATCGAAAAACAACACGATAAGGGGAAGATGACCGCCCGCGAGCGGATCGACTACTTCCTCGACGAGGGGACCTTCACGGAGTTCGACCAGCTCCGGACCCACCAGACGAGCCAGTTTGGCATGGAAGAGAAGAAAGTGCCGGGCGACGGCGTCGTCACGGGCTACGGCGAGGTCAACGGCCGGACCACCTTCGTCTTCGCCCACGACTTCACCGTCTTCGGTGGCTCGCTCGGTGAGGTCTTCGCCGAGAAGATCTGCAAAGTCATGGACATGGCGATGGAGGTCGGCGCGCCCGTCATCGGGCTCAACGACTCCGCTGGCGCGCGCATTCAGGAGGGTGTCAAGAGCCTCGCCGGCTTCACCGAAATCTTCCGACGCAACCAGGAAGCAAGCGGTGTCATTCCCCAGATTTCGGGTATCATGGGGCCGTGTGCCGGTGGGGCGGTCTACTCGCCGTCGATCACCGACTTCATCTTCATGGTGAAAGACACGAGCCACATGTACATTACCGGGCCCGGCGTCACCAAGACCGTCACCGGTGAGGACGTCACCCACGAGGAACTCGGCGGCGCGATGACCCACTCCGACAAGACCGGTGTCGCCCAGTTCGCCTGCGAGAGCGAGGAACAGGCACTCGACGATATCAAACGCCTCCTCTCGTATCTCCCGCAGAACAACGTCGAGGACCCGCCGCGCGTCGAGCCGTGGGACGACCCCGACCGACGCGACGAGAAACTCAAAGACATCGTCCCGCCAAGTCCGCAAAAGCCCTACGACATGAACGACGTCATCGACTCGGTCGTCGACGAGGGCTCGTTCTTCGAGGTCGCGGACAACTTCGCACAGAACATCGTCGTCGGCTTCGGCCGTCTCGACGGCCGTTCCGTCGGGATCGTCGCCAACCAGCCGCGGGTCAACGCCGGCACGCTCACCGTCGACGCCTCGATGAAGGGCTCGCGGTTCGTCCGCTTCTGTGACTCCTTCAACATCCCGATCGTCACGTTCGTCGACGTCCCCGGCTATATGCCCGGCACCGACCAGGAACACCGTGGGATCATCCGCCACGGCGCGAAACTGCTGTACGCCTTCTCCGAGGCGACCGTCCCACTGCTGACCGTCATCACGCGGAAAGCCTACGGTGGTGCCTACTGTGTCATGGCCTCGAAGAACCTCGGCGCAGACGTCAACTACGCCTGGCCGACCGCCGAGATCGCCGTCATGGGCCCACAGGGCGCGGTCAACATCCTCTACCGCGAGGAACTCGCCGAAGCCGACAACCCCGACGAACTCCGCGACGAACTCATCGAAGAGTACCGCGAGGAGTTCGCCAACCCATACACTGCAACGGACAAGGGCTTCCTCGACGACGTCATCGTCCCAACCGAGACCCGCCCGCGGCTGATCGACGACCTGAAAATGCTCGAGTCCAAGCGCGAGGACAAGCCCGACAAGAAACACGGCAACATCCCGCTGTAG
- a CDS encoding sodium-dependent transporter, producing MAQRESWATRTGFILAAVGSAVGLGNIWRFPYQVGEQGGAGFLFIYLLLIVGIGFPVILVEFVVGRNTERNPVGALKRIGSGAWTKIGWVFVTAGFVILSYYSVVAGWTLRYVLLGLQGDYTADGALEQFLGAASGMDAVVLHAIFMAAVIAIVALGIERGIELSVKLMVPAIIIISVGLAAYAFTLDGATEAYAYYLSPNFSTIASNWTTILPAAAAQAFFTLSLGMGVMITYASYLGEDRNLAEDAGIIAVLDTFIAFTAGLIAFPILFAAGIEPGASGPALIFVSLAAAFAELPFGGILGAIFFGTVAIAALSSAISIMEVVVSYLIDERGIGRVPATAALGVAMFLVGTPAALDLVFIDLYDGFANSILLMLGGLLLSIFVGWIVPDLALEEVSKGIKNVGSLGSAWIWFVRVPVVLALIVLIVLNAWDYYGFLTGGFAEWLGANL from the coding sequence ATGGCACAACGCGAATCATGGGCAACACGAACAGGGTTTATTCTGGCTGCAGTGGGGAGCGCAGTCGGACTAGGTAACATCTGGCGGTTCCCCTATCAGGTGGGTGAACAGGGTGGAGCAGGATTCCTCTTTATTTACCTCCTGTTGATCGTCGGGATCGGGTTCCCAGTGATCCTCGTCGAATTCGTCGTCGGTCGGAATACCGAACGAAATCCCGTTGGAGCACTGAAACGGATCGGAAGCGGCGCGTGGACGAAGATCGGCTGGGTCTTCGTCACGGCTGGGTTCGTCATCCTTTCATACTACAGCGTCGTCGCCGGCTGGACGCTCAGATACGTTCTCCTCGGATTGCAAGGGGACTACACGGCTGATGGGGCACTCGAGCAGTTCCTCGGGGCCGCAAGCGGCATGGACGCTGTCGTCCTGCACGCGATCTTCATGGCCGCAGTCATCGCGATCGTGGCACTTGGTATCGAGCGTGGGATCGAACTTTCTGTCAAGTTGATGGTACCCGCGATTATCATCATTTCGGTCGGTCTCGCCGCGTACGCGTTTACCCTCGACGGAGCGACTGAGGCCTACGCGTACTATCTTTCGCCGAACTTCAGCACCATCGCGTCGAACTGGACGACGATTCTCCCGGCAGCAGCCGCACAAGCGTTCTTTACGCTGTCACTCGGGATGGGTGTGATGATCACGTACGCCTCCTACCTCGGTGAGGACCGGAACCTCGCCGAAGACGCCGGTATCATCGCCGTCCTCGACACCTTTATTGCCTTTACCGCCGGGTTGATTGCGTTCCCCATTCTGTTCGCAGCGGGGATCGAGCCCGGCGCGTCCGGTCCGGCGCTCATCTTCGTGAGTCTCGCTGCGGCGTTTGCCGAACTCCCGTTCGGTGGCATCCTCGGTGCGATCTTCTTCGGCACGGTCGCCATCGCCGCGCTCTCGAGTGCGATCAGTATTATGGAGGTCGTCGTCTCCTACTTGATCGACGAACGTGGCATCGGTCGCGTTCCTGCGACGGCTGCACTGGGCGTGGCCATGTTCCTCGTCGGAACGCCGGCCGCGCTCGACCTCGTCTTCATCGACCTCTACGACGGCTTCGCCAACAGCATCCTGCTCATGCTCGGCGGTCTCCTGTTGTCGATCTTCGTCGGCTGGATCGTTCCAGATCTCGCGCTCGAGGAGGTCAGCAAAGGCATCAAAAACGTCGGCTCGCTGGGATCGGCGTGGATCTGGTTCGTCCGAGTCCCGGTCGTTCTCGCGCTGATCGTTCTGATCGTGCTGAACGCGTGGGACTACTACGGGTTCCTGACTGGTGGCTTCGCCGAGTGGCTGGGTGCGAACCTCTGA